The nucleotide sequence ATTGATGGTTATCTTGCCCGGAAATATAAAGCCGCGAGCATTTTAGGATCAAAATTGGATTCTATTGGCGATGACTTAACTGTTTTAGTAGCAATAATAGCGCTATTTAAAACCAACCCGGAATTTATCAGGGAAGAAGGATTAGCTATTATTGGATTACTGGTTTTATTTTTTATTCAATTATCCCTTTCTTTATTAAAATATAAAAAACCCAGTAATTTCCATACTTACTTGGCAAAAACAGCTGCTTTATTACAAGGAGTTTTTTTACTGTCCGTATTCTTTTTTGAAACAATTTTTTACGGGTTGTTTTATGTTGCTACAGTAATAACTGCATTTGAATTGATAGAAGAAATTATTCTTATTTTATTGCTGCCAAAGTGGAAAAATGATGTAAAAGGGGTGTATTGGGTGTTAAGAAGAAAAAAAGCGCCATAGCAAAATGCAGGGATAAATTTTAAACAACCTCTAAAGGGCGCCATTTGGGGTCGAACTGTTGCACAATCGGGTAAAAGCCTCTAATAGCGCCGGAAAGATAGTTTTATCAGGTAATTTTTCAAATATGGCTTATCCATAAGCAAATTTTAACTATAATTTTTCATATAAATATGTTCGTTTATCGAAATAAAAAAATAATTCTTCCTTTCAGCCGGACAATCCGCTCATTTGCCCTCAAAAATGATTGACTTAATTTTTACATCACTAGAAGTAGTTGCAACTATCAAAAAGGCTTCGATTTTGAATCGCGATCCGTAAGCAGCATCTTTCTCCAGTTTATAGTTCCTTTTGCCAATGGCTTCATACGGTAGCGATACCTCTTATTACAGAAACAGAAGCAGCTATTGATATAAAATCGCTCACTTTATGCTTTACTTGCGATCCTTTCATTAGAAGACATAAAAAATGAAGAAGGGAGAAGTATTACCGCTGCTGAGACGTAACACTTCTCCCCTTCAACTTAAAGTGCAACAATAAAACTTCAATCAAAACACCAAACAAGAAATGAAAACGAACTTATTACTGTCTGTTGCACAATGTAAAATTACTTTTTCTTTATAGCTTTTTTATCTGTCTCGGTTTTACCATATTTTTTCACAATCTGCTTTACCAGATCATTGTACTGCTGCGATAAACTTGTTATCTGTTTTTGCAACTCATTGTTTGCTTCAATAATCCCATTAAACACGGACATATTTTGTTGCCAATCTGTTTTAATAGCTTCTTCGTCTTGTTCAGACTTGGGAATTGAAGCAATAAAAGTATTGTTGGTTTCAATGCTTTTAGCCAATGAACTATAATTTCCTTCGTACTCTTTGGTTGCTTTATCTATTTTCTCCTTTATGCTTTTCAATTCTGATTTTACCCCATTATCCTTTTCATAGGCTACTTTTTTCTTAGGATCAATGGCAGCAACCATCTCTGTCTGTTTTTTCTCTATATCAGAAGATGTTTTGTATTTAAAGGCTTTCATCTCGGATACTTTTTGCTCCAAAATTTGATTTTCATTGGTATAAGATTGAATAACAGATTCATCAATCTGCTGTTTGCAGGCTGTTAAAAAGATGCCTGCTGTCATTATAGCAACTCCGGCTTTGATAGCTTTTTTCATATTGATTTTGTTTTAGTATAGTTTAATTATTCTGTATTGTTCTAATAAGCAGGCAAGCGATAGTATCAGTGCAACAATGGCTATAATCAAAGCCCATGTTGAACGCATACTGTGCCTTTTATAATTACCGTATGACATTATATTATCTCAATTCAAATTCTTTTTTACCGCTTAGGCTGCCATCTGCATATATTTCCATCTTGTATTTTC is from Bacteroidota bacterium and encodes:
- a CDS encoding CDP-alcohol phosphatidyltransferase family protein — translated: MSGRAVRIVNIITLYRIITSPLLIILIFSGQLNIFKWLLLASFCTDMIDGYLARKYKAASILGSKLDSIGDDLTVLVAIIALFKTNPEFIREEGLAIIGLLVLFFIQLSLSLLKYKKPSNFHTYLAKTAALLQGVFLLSVFFFETIFYGLFYVATVITAFELIEEIILILLLPKWKNDVKGVYWVLRRKKAP